From Streptomyces sp. NBC_00775, one genomic window encodes:
- a CDS encoding GNAT family N-acetyltransferase — MTAHPLDNPALGSLTGPHAHFAERRGNVLRYPVDVSPWLALPDEPDTDDWADLAALVGPGGEAPLAGFNGRTPDGWEVTFQLEGVQLVDDGIAAAPDAEAVRLGPADVPAMLDLVERTRPGPFLPRTVELGTYLGIRRNGALIAMAGERLHPPGWTEISAVCTDPGFRGEGLATRLILAVAHGIRERGETPFLHTAAGNTNAIRLYESLGFRLRRTTRFMAARVPEHLGDERIVGAR, encoded by the coding sequence ATGACCGCGCACCCGCTGGACAACCCCGCGCTCGGTTCGCTGACCGGCCCGCACGCCCACTTCGCCGAGCGCCGCGGCAACGTCCTGCGCTACCCCGTGGACGTATCGCCGTGGCTCGCGTTGCCGGACGAGCCGGACACCGACGACTGGGCGGACCTGGCGGCCCTCGTGGGCCCGGGAGGCGAGGCACCCCTGGCCGGATTCAACGGGCGGACGCCGGACGGCTGGGAGGTGACCTTCCAGTTGGAGGGCGTCCAGCTCGTCGACGACGGGATCGCCGCGGCACCGGACGCCGAGGCCGTGCGGCTCGGCCCCGCCGACGTACCCGCGATGCTGGACCTGGTCGAGCGGACCAGGCCCGGCCCCTTCCTGCCGCGCACCGTCGAGCTCGGCACCTATCTCGGGATCCGCCGGAACGGCGCCCTGATCGCCATGGCGGGGGAGCGGCTGCACCCGCCGGGATGGACCGAGATCAGCGCGGTCTGCACCGACCCCGGCTTCCGCGGCGAGGGCCTGGCCACCCGGCTGATCCTGGCCGTCGCGCACGGCATCCGCGAGCGCGGCGAGACACCCTTCCTGCACACCGCGGCGGGCAACACCAACGCCATCCGCCTCTATGAATCCCTCGGCTTCCGGCTGCGCCGCACCACCCGCTTCATGGCGGCACGCGTGCCCGAGCACCTGGGCGACGAGCGGATCGTGGGAGCCCGGTGA
- a CDS encoding MarR family winged helix-turn-helix transcriptional regulator: MTVFARRARASAGRMHPELSLVSYTLLGHLEESGGCRATDLASHYALDKSTVSRQVTALERAGLIERRLDPEDHRVQVLHLTEAGTEILAQVTRSRRAAFRERLMGWSEEDLARFASYLLRYNTTASQDGPVTKASTS, from the coding sequence ATGACCGTCTTCGCCCGGCGGGCCCGTGCCTCGGCGGGGCGCATGCATCCCGAGCTGTCCCTGGTCTCGTACACCCTGCTCGGCCATCTGGAGGAGAGCGGCGGCTGCCGCGCCACCGATCTGGCCTCGCACTACGCGCTGGACAAGTCCACCGTGAGCCGTCAGGTGACCGCGCTCGAGCGGGCCGGGCTCATCGAACGGCGGCTCGACCCCGAGGACCACCGGGTGCAGGTGCTGCATCTGACGGAGGCGGGCACGGAGATCCTCGCCCAGGTGACCCGGAGCCGCCGCGCGGCGTTCCGGGAGCGGCTCATGGGCTGGTCCGAGGAGGATCTCGCACGCTTCGCCTCGTACCTGCTGCGCTACAACACCACGGCTTCGCAGGACGGCCCGGTCACGAAGGCGTCCACGAGCTGA
- a CDS encoding putative protein N(5)-glutamine methyltransferase — protein sequence MPPLADSVVAALRSAGCVFAEDEAELILSTARTPDEATAMVDRRVAGLPLEHVLGWAGFHGLRISVEPGVFVPRRRTEYLVDQAVALARSASVVVDLCCGSGAVGAALAAALGGPELHAADIDPVAVRCARRNVAPFAGHVHEGDLFAALPDTLRGRVDVLAANVPYVPTEEVGLLPSEARDHEPLVALDGGDDGLDLVRRVAAEAPQWLAPGGCLLVETSEHQAPLAVEAFARGGLLARLAVSEEMYANVVIGVRP from the coding sequence ATGCCCCCTCTTGCTGATTCCGTTGTCGCCGCGCTCCGTTCCGCGGGCTGTGTCTTCGCCGAGGACGAGGCGGAGTTGATCCTCTCCACCGCCCGCACCCCGGACGAGGCCACCGCCATGGTGGACCGGCGCGTCGCGGGACTGCCCCTCGAACACGTCCTCGGCTGGGCCGGGTTCCACGGTCTGCGCATCTCCGTGGAGCCGGGTGTCTTCGTGCCCCGTCGTCGCACCGAGTACCTCGTCGACCAGGCGGTGGCCCTCGCCCGTAGCGCGTCGGTCGTCGTGGACCTGTGCTGCGGCTCCGGCGCGGTGGGCGCCGCCCTGGCCGCGGCCCTCGGCGGACCCGAACTGCACGCCGCCGACATCGACCCGGTCGCGGTGCGCTGTGCCCGCCGCAACGTCGCGCCGTTCGCCGGACATGTCCACGAGGGCGACCTCTTCGCGGCCCTGCCCGACACCCTGCGCGGCCGCGTCGACGTCCTGGCCGCCAATGTGCCGTACGTCCCCACCGAAGAGGTCGGCCTGCTGCCCTCGGAGGCCCGCGACCATGAACCCCTGGTCGCCCTCGACGGAGGTGATGACGGGCTCGACCTCGTACGCAGGGTCGCCGCGGAGGCGCCCCAGTGGCTGGCCCCCGGCGGCTGCCTCCTGGTCGAGACGAGCGAACACCAGGCGCCCCTGGCCGTCGAGGCCTTCGCCCGCGGCGGTCTGCTGGCCCGGCTGGCGGTCTCCGAGGAGATGTACGCCAACGTCGTGATCGGCGTACGGCCCTAG
- a CDS encoding alpha/beta fold hydrolase has translation MTTPEKFHAWDIQESGPADARATVLLLPGGMCSGAFYEDLMAAPALASAPVRLIAATLPGHAGTLPPRDLSMENYAALAGALAAERGCDVVVGHSLGANVALEMAAGGHFSGPVVLLSPTFSAPDEPRVLAVANRLGGLPGIGALTWSALVKAMPRAMASSLPPARREALVAEFKKNDPAFCRQVIRRYFDYLDRHGSLVPRLRDSGVPAWVVRGDHDEIGLTDEERAGLDAGPDVTMVVVSGAGHLVMVDQPAPVAELVARVALR, from the coding sequence ATGACCACCCCGGAGAAGTTCCACGCGTGGGACATCCAGGAGTCCGGGCCCGCCGACGCGCGGGCGACGGTGCTGCTGCTCCCCGGCGGAATGTGCAGCGGCGCGTTCTACGAGGACCTGATGGCCGCGCCGGCGCTCGCCTCCGCGCCGGTTCGGCTGATCGCGGCCACGCTCCCGGGTCATGCGGGCACCCTGCCCCCACGTGACCTGAGCATGGAGAACTACGCGGCGCTGGCGGGCGCGCTCGCCGCGGAGCGGGGCTGCGACGTCGTGGTCGGCCACAGCCTCGGCGCCAACGTCGCCCTGGAAATGGCGGCGGGCGGACACTTCTCCGGCCCGGTGGTTCTGCTGTCCCCGACGTTCTCCGCGCCCGACGAGCCGAGGGTGCTGGCCGTCGCCAATCGCCTCGGCGGGCTGCCCGGCATCGGAGCCCTGACCTGGTCCGCCCTGGTCAAGGCGATGCCCCGCGCCATGGCGAGCAGTCTGCCCCCGGCCCGCCGCGAGGCGCTGGTGGCCGAGTTCAAGAAGAACGACCCGGCGTTCTGCCGCCAGGTGATCCGCCGCTACTTCGACTACCTGGACCGGCACGGTTCGCTGGTGCCCCGGCTCCGCGACTCGGGCGTGCCTGCCTGGGTCGTACGCGGTGACCACGACGAGATCGGACTCACGGACGAGGAGCGCGCCGGACTCGACGCCGGCCCCGACGTCACGATGGTGGTCGTCTCCGGCGCGGGCCACCTGGTGATGGTCGACCAGCCCGCACCGGTCGCCGAACTCGTCGCCCGGGTGGCCCTCCGCTGA
- a CDS encoding NADPH-dependent 2,4-dienoyl-CoA reductase: MSRYPHLLNPLDLGFTTLPNRVLMGSMHVGLEEAERGFERMAEFYATRARGGVGLIVTGGIAPNDAGRPYEGGAKLTTEAEAEQHTEITAAVHREGGRIAMQILHFGRYAYHQDLVAPSALQAPISPFPPHALTDAEVEQTIDDYARAARLAKQAGYDGVEIMGSEGYLINEFIALQTNQREDRWGGSYENRMRFPVEIVRRVREAVGEDFIIIYRLSMLDLVPGGSSFDEVITLAQAVEAAGATIINTGIGWHEARIPTIATSVPRGAYAWVTKKVMGAVSIPLVTTNRINTPEVAEQLLADGHADMVSLARPMLADPDFVAKAEAGRPEAINTCIGCNQACLDHTFSGKITSCLVNPRACHETELVLAPTRLRKRVAVVGAGPAGLACAVSAAERGHDVTLYDAAPEIGGQLNVARKVPGKQEFDETIRYFRTQLELHGVDVRLNTRVTADGLDAHDEVVVATGVSPRTPEIPGVDHPSVVGYLDVLRDGAPVGDRVAILGAGGIGFDVAEYLTDSGDKASEDPATYFRNWGVDMDYRAPGGLAAPERPAPPRTVHLLQRKDTKVGAGLGKTTGWIHRTELKHRGVTMVPGVRYDRIDDAGLHVTVDGHSQVLEVDTIVLCTGQEPRRDLYEELLAAGRSVHLIGGADVAAELDAKRAIKQGTELAAAL, encoded by the coding sequence ATGAGCCGTTACCCGCACCTGCTGAACCCGCTTGACCTGGGATTCACCACCCTGCCCAACCGCGTACTCATGGGCTCCATGCACGTGGGCCTGGAGGAGGCCGAGCGCGGCTTCGAGCGGATGGCGGAGTTCTACGCCACCCGGGCGCGCGGCGGCGTCGGCCTCATCGTCACCGGCGGCATCGCGCCGAACGACGCGGGCCGGCCGTACGAGGGCGGCGCCAAGCTGACCACCGAGGCGGAGGCCGAGCAGCACACGGAGATCACCGCGGCGGTGCACCGCGAGGGCGGCAGGATCGCGATGCAGATCCTGCACTTCGGGCGGTACGCCTACCACCAGGACCTGGTCGCCCCGAGCGCCCTCCAGGCGCCGATCAGCCCGTTCCCGCCGCACGCGCTCACCGACGCCGAGGTCGAGCAGACCATCGACGACTACGCGCGTGCCGCCCGCCTGGCGAAGCAGGCCGGCTACGACGGCGTCGAGATCATGGGCTCCGAGGGCTACCTGATCAACGAGTTCATCGCCCTCCAGACGAACCAGCGCGAAGACCGCTGGGGCGGCTCGTACGAGAACCGCATGCGTTTCCCCGTCGAGATCGTCCGGCGCGTGCGCGAGGCGGTCGGCGAGGACTTCATCATCATCTACCGTCTGTCGATGCTCGACCTGGTGCCCGGCGGCTCCTCCTTCGACGAGGTCATCACGCTCGCTCAGGCCGTCGAGGCCGCCGGTGCGACGATCATCAATACCGGCATCGGCTGGCACGAGGCCCGTATCCCCACCATCGCGACGTCCGTGCCGCGCGGCGCGTACGCCTGGGTGACCAAGAAGGTCATGGGCGCGGTCTCGATCCCGCTGGTGACGACCAACCGCATCAACACCCCTGAAGTCGCCGAGCAGTTGCTCGCCGACGGCCACGCCGACATGGTGTCGCTGGCCCGCCCGATGCTCGCCGACCCCGACTTCGTCGCCAAGGCGGAAGCCGGGCGTCCCGAGGCCATCAACACCTGCATCGGCTGCAACCAGGCCTGCCTCGACCACACCTTCAGCGGCAAGATCACCTCCTGCCTGGTCAACCCGCGCGCCTGCCACGAGACGGAACTCGTCCTCGCACCGACCCGGCTGCGCAAGCGCGTTGCCGTCGTGGGCGCCGGTCCGGCCGGACTCGCCTGCGCCGTCTCCGCCGCCGAGCGCGGCCACGACGTCACCCTCTACGACGCCGCGCCCGAGATCGGCGGCCAGCTCAACGTGGCCCGCAAGGTCCCCGGCAAGCAGGAGTTCGACGAGACGATCCGCTACTTCCGTACGCAGCTCGAACTGCACGGCGTGGACGTCCGGTTGAACACCCGCGTCACCGCGGACGGACTGGACGCGCACGACGAGGTCGTCGTCGCGACCGGCGTCAGCCCCCGCACCCCCGAGATCCCCGGCGTCGACCACCCCAGCGTGGTCGGCTACCTCGACGTCCTGCGCGACGGCGCCCCCGTCGGCGACCGCGTCGCGATCCTCGGTGCCGGCGGCATCGGCTTCGACGTCGCCGAGTACCTCACCGACAGCGGCGACAAGGCGAGCGAGGACCCGGCGACGTACTTCCGGAACTGGGGCGTCGACATGGACTACCGGGCACCCGGCGGCCTCGCCGCGCCCGAGCGGCCCGCCCCGCCGCGCACGGTCCACCTCCTCCAGCGCAAGGACACCAAGGTCGGCGCCGGACTCGGCAAGACCACCGGCTGGATCCACCGCACCGAGCTCAAGCACCGGGGCGTCACCATGGTTCCGGGCGTGCGGTACGACCGGATCGACGATGCCGGGCTGCACGTCACCGTCGACGGGCACAGCCAGGTCCTGGAGGTCGACACGATCGTGCTGTGCACCGGGCAGGAGCCGCGCCGCGACCTGTACGAGGAGCTGCTCGCCGCGGGCCGCAGCGTGCACCTCATCGGCGGCGCCGACGTGGCCGCCGAACTGGACGCCAAGCGTGCCATCAAGCAGGGCACGGAGCTGGCGGCGGCGCTCTAG
- a CDS encoding PadR family transcriptional regulator: MSLPHAILTALLERPSSGLELTRRFDKSIGYFWSATHQQIYRELGKLEAEGYIRALPSEQPARGQKKSYEVLPAGRAELARWTAAAQDPKPMRDTMLLRLRASAVVGTAGIEADLHRHLALHQRQLAEYEEIQERDFPPGKDTPQDRLRHLVLRAGIDLETFWTQWLTHALEEFEHFGDEPAAQAEAAQE; this comes from the coding sequence ATGTCACTCCCGCACGCGATCCTCACCGCCCTGCTCGAGAGGCCGTCGTCGGGTCTCGAACTGACCCGGCGGTTCGACAAGTCGATCGGCTACTTCTGGTCGGCGACGCATCAGCAGATCTATCGCGAGCTGGGAAAACTGGAGGCCGAGGGCTACATCCGCGCCCTGCCCTCCGAGCAGCCTGCCCGGGGGCAGAAGAAGAGCTACGAAGTCCTGCCCGCCGGTCGTGCCGAATTGGCCCGCTGGACGGCCGCCGCCCAGGATCCGAAGCCGATGCGCGACACGATGCTGCTGCGGCTGCGCGCCTCGGCGGTCGTTGGCACGGCGGGCATCGAGGCCGACCTGCACCGCCATCTCGCCCTGCATCAGCGTCAGTTGGCCGAGTACGAAGAGATCCAGGAGCGCGACTTCCCGCCCGGCAAGGACACTCCGCAGGACCGCCTACGGCACCTCGTGCTGCGCGCCGGAATCGACCTGGAGACCTTCTGGACCCAGTGGCTGACCCACGCGCTGGAGGAGTTCGAGCACTTCGGGGACGAGCCGGCCGCGCAGGCGGAGGCGGCGCAGGAATAG
- a CDS encoding LysR family transcriptional regulator, with amino-acid sequence MAHREPNAATPLDLSLLRTFLTVHRTGSFTAAGRLLGLSQPTVTTQMRSLEERLGRELFERGPRGVVPTAVADELAAQVAAPLDTLAAVADRGGFGADQPPDPVHVAGPAELLCTKALPALAPLTEQGVRLRISTGLTDDLLDGLRGGRFDLVIATSRPRGRTLTSVPLMDEEFVLVASPEWAERIGVDRVAAEGPAALHGVPLVTYAEDLPIARRYWRHVFEVRLSAQAAITVPDLRGVLAAVVSGAGITVLPRFLCLAELASGALVPLLSPEDPPINTGYLTQRPGASDNPHVALVRERLLQAGRTW; translated from the coding sequence ATGGCCCATAGAGAACCCAATGCCGCGACTCCGCTCGATCTCTCCCTGCTGCGCACCTTCCTCACCGTGCACCGGACGGGGTCGTTCACGGCGGCAGGACGGCTGCTGGGCCTCTCCCAGCCGACGGTGACGACGCAGATGCGGTCGCTGGAGGAGCGGCTGGGCCGGGAGCTGTTCGAGCGGGGGCCGCGGGGTGTGGTGCCCACGGCGGTGGCGGACGAGCTGGCCGCGCAGGTCGCGGCGCCGCTGGACACGCTCGCGGCGGTCGCGGATCGCGGCGGCTTCGGTGCCGACCAGCCGCCGGACCCGGTCCACGTGGCGGGTCCGGCCGAGCTGCTGTGCACGAAGGCGCTGCCCGCGCTGGCGCCGCTGACGGAACAGGGCGTACGGCTGCGGATCAGCACCGGGCTGACCGACGACCTGCTGGACGGGCTGCGCGGCGGCCGCTTCGACCTGGTGATCGCCACGTCCCGGCCGCGCGGCCGCACCCTCACCTCCGTGCCGCTGATGGACGAGGAGTTCGTGCTCGTCGCCTCCCCCGAATGGGCCGAGCGCATCGGTGTGGACCGGGTGGCGGCCGAGGGGCCCGCCGCGCTGCACGGGGTGCCCCTGGTGACGTACGCCGAGGATCTGCCCATCGCCCGCCGCTACTGGCGCCATGTCTTCGAGGTACGGCTGAGCGCGCAGGCCGCGATCACGGTGCCCGATCTGCGGGGCGTCCTCGCGGCGGTCGTGTCCGGCGCCGGGATCACGGTGCTCCCCCGCTTTCTGTGCCTCGCCGAGCTGGCCTCCGGCGCCCTGGTGCCCCTGCTGTCGCCCGAGGACCCGCCGATCAACACCGGATATCTCACCCAGCGGCCCGGCGCCTCGGACAACCCGCATGTGGCCCTCGTCCGGGAGCGGCTGCTCCAGGCGGGCCGCACGTGGTGA
- a CDS encoding fibronectin type III domain-containing protein: MRALMCGSLLVLASCGWGAQDDGQGERLPSAPMGVTAAAGSATSVHVMWNRASEDPEVTRYEVYRGTTKVKEVPGGEHMVDITRLKPSTTYVFMVRARNAAGDSGPPSKQVRATTPAAVAADHTAPTRPGRPRGKAVGSRAVQLSWEKSTDDRGVASYDIYQGTSKIHSVGGAQTATVVTGLRPGTRYSFTVKARDAADNVSPGSDAVPLTTAPGSDDGRGTAPTGFRATTHRADGAYYIDLSWMAPEVDGVITEYQIHLDGRPVTSLVWGGTPPEGKSTYSFYVGRDAGVAHRVRIRAKLPDGTWGGFSAERTVTTGKK; encoded by the coding sequence ATGCGTGCGTTGATGTGCGGCTCGCTGCTCGTGCTGGCGTCCTGTGGGTGGGGCGCGCAGGACGACGGCCAGGGCGAACGGCTGCCCTCGGCACCGATGGGCGTCACCGCCGCGGCGGGCAGCGCCACCAGCGTGCACGTCATGTGGAACCGGGCTTCCGAGGATCCGGAGGTCACCCGCTACGAGGTATATCGCGGCACCACAAAGGTCAAGGAAGTGCCCGGCGGGGAGCACATGGTGGACATCACCAGACTCAAACCGTCCACCACATACGTCTTCATGGTCCGGGCCCGGAACGCCGCCGGGGACTCCGGACCGCCCAGCAAACAGGTGCGCGCCACCACACCGGCAGCGGTCGCCGCCGATCACACGGCTCCCACCCGCCCCGGCCGGCCGCGCGGCAAGGCGGTCGGGAGCCGGGCGGTCCAGCTGTCCTGGGAGAAGTCGACGGACGACAGGGGCGTGGCCTCGTACGACATCTATCAGGGCACCTCGAAGATCCACAGCGTCGGCGGCGCGCAGACGGCGACCGTGGTCACCGGGCTGCGGCCCGGCACCCGTTACTCCTTCACCGTGAAGGCGCGGGACGCGGCGGACAACGTCTCGCCCGGGAGCGACGCCGTCCCGCTCACCACCGCGCCCGGTTCGGACGACGGCCGGGGGACGGCGCCGACCGGCTTCCGCGCGACGACCCACCGCGCGGACGGGGCGTACTACATCGATCTGTCGTGGATGGCGCCGGAAGTGGACGGAGTGATCACGGAGTACCAGATCCATCTCGACGGGCGGCCGGTGACCTCGCTGGTGTGGGGCGGCACTCCACCCGAGGGCAAGTCGACCTACAGCTTCTATGTGGGCCGGGACGCCGGGGTCGCCCACCGGGTGCGGATCAGGGCGAAGCTGCCGGACGGCACATGGGGCGGATTCTCCGCGGAACGCACGGTGACGACGGGCAAGAAGTGA
- a CDS encoding glycoside hydrolase family 75 protein produces the protein MRVQSLTLAAAGAALLAPAPAALPVLPPPSRPVAAVREGNVRAADLLAKVRGCAPVSRGRYRSDDGTRAHIPVCGTRGAVFWKADMDIDCDGRPGLRCNSRIDPLFSSATAYQQSDGRELSAETLPYIVVPAPSRIWNHRDHGVRGGSVAAVIYRHRVQYAVVGDIGPHDIIGEASYATAKALGIRPDPRGGGTDAGVTYIVFKNSRVSPIENHAAAVTAGERLARQFVRGG, from the coding sequence GTGCGTGTCCAGTCGCTGACGCTGGCCGCGGCCGGCGCCGCCCTGCTCGCTCCCGCTCCGGCGGCGCTCCCCGTCCTCCCCCCGCCGAGCCGGCCCGTGGCGGCGGTGCGTGAGGGAAACGTCCGCGCCGCCGACCTGCTGGCGAAGGTGCGTGGCTGCGCCCCCGTCTCAAGAGGGCGCTACCGCAGCGACGACGGTACCCGTGCCCATATCCCCGTGTGCGGCACGCGGGGCGCCGTGTTCTGGAAGGCCGACATGGACATCGACTGCGACGGCAGGCCGGGCCTTCGCTGCAACAGCCGCATCGACCCGCTCTTCTCCAGCGCCACCGCCTACCAGCAGTCCGACGGCCGTGAGCTGAGCGCCGAGACCCTCCCGTACATCGTCGTCCCGGCCCCGAGCCGCATCTGGAACCACCGGGACCACGGTGTCCGCGGCGGATCGGTGGCCGCCGTGATCTACCGGCATCGCGTCCAGTACGCCGTCGTCGGCGACATTGGCCCGCACGACATCATCGGCGAGGCCTCGTACGCCACCGCCAAGGCCCTCGGCATCCGTCCCGATCCGCGGGGCGGCGGGACGGATGCCGGGGTCACCTACATCGTCTTCAAGAACTCCCGGGTGTCACCCATCGAGAACCACGCGGCCGCCGTGACGGCGGGGGAGCGACTGGCCCGGCAGTTCGTCCGCGGCGGCTGA
- a CDS encoding SDR family NAD(P)-dependent oxidoreductase — protein MTTTGLDGRSVIVTGAGSGIGRATALAFAAEGARVVVADLNAESAETVVKEITAAGGTAVAVTGDLSEQAVVDQVTATAVERFGGVDVLVNNAGIMDRMSAVAEVSDAEWERVIRVNLTAPFLLTRAVLPHMLEAGKGAIVNTASEASLRGSAAGAAYTASKHGIAGLTKSLAVMYRDKGIRANAIAPGGTKTGIVVDIEAGSQGPAVLGAYMRNVGQPAEAEEQAAAIVFLASDAASNINGVILPVDNGWAAV, from the coding sequence ATGACCACCACTGGACTGGACGGCCGAAGCGTCATCGTCACCGGCGCGGGCTCGGGCATCGGGCGCGCCACCGCGCTCGCCTTCGCGGCGGAGGGCGCGCGCGTCGTCGTGGCCGACCTCAACGCCGAGAGCGCCGAGACGGTCGTGAAGGAGATCACGGCGGCCGGCGGCACCGCGGTGGCCGTCACCGGCGACCTGAGCGAGCAGGCCGTCGTCGACCAGGTGACCGCGACCGCCGTGGAGCGGTTCGGCGGGGTGGACGTACTGGTGAACAACGCCGGGATCATGGACCGCATGTCGGCGGTGGCGGAGGTCAGCGACGCGGAGTGGGAGCGGGTCATCCGGGTCAACCTCACGGCTCCCTTCCTGCTCACCCGGGCGGTGCTGCCGCACATGCTGGAGGCCGGCAAGGGCGCCATAGTGAACACCGCCTCCGAGGCGAGCCTGCGCGGCAGCGCCGCGGGGGCCGCGTACACCGCCTCGAAGCACGGCATCGCGGGGCTCACCAAGTCCCTCGCCGTGATGTACCGGGACAAGGGCATTCGTGCCAACGCCATCGCTCCCGGCGGCACGAAGACCGGCATCGTCGTGGACATCGAGGCCGGCTCCCAGGGTCCCGCGGTCCTGGGCGCGTACATGCGCAACGTCGGCCAGCCGGCCGAGGCCGAGGAGCAGGCGGCGGCCATCGTGTTCCTCGCCTCGGACGCGGCGAGCAACATCAACGGCGTGATCCTGCCCGTCGACAACGGCTGGGCCGCCGTCTGA
- a CDS encoding TetR/AcrR family transcriptional regulator, producing the protein MPDRAISEPPGQGRGRTGRPPLTEQRKAEIRLEIARAAVELFVAHGVAATTGEQIGQAVGVSARTVWRYFPSKESCVSPLFAAGIDAIAAALRAWRPDQPLEDALEAATTAGAGPMARPHLPNVRALLRLTRTEPGLRAVWLQAHDEAEPVFARALADRAGLAAVDLRSEIQAAMLNAALRTAVEHYAWRGDEEQSDPATARAELVATVRSALAVAAEGLA; encoded by the coding sequence GTGCCGGACCGCGCGATCAGCGAACCCCCCGGCCAGGGGCGTGGCCGTACGGGACGGCCGCCGCTGACCGAGCAGCGCAAGGCGGAGATCCGGCTGGAGATCGCGCGCGCCGCGGTGGAGCTGTTCGTCGCCCACGGCGTGGCCGCGACGACCGGGGAGCAGATCGGGCAGGCGGTCGGCGTCTCCGCGCGCACCGTCTGGCGCTACTTTCCGAGCAAGGAGAGCTGCGTCAGCCCCCTGTTCGCGGCCGGCATCGACGCCATCGCCGCCGCGTTGCGCGCCTGGCGCCCCGACCAGCCGCTGGAGGACGCCCTGGAAGCGGCGACCACGGCCGGCGCCGGCCCGATGGCGAGGCCGCATCTGCCCAACGTCCGTGCGCTGCTGAGGCTGACCCGCACCGAGCCGGGCCTGCGTGCGGTCTGGCTCCAGGCCCACGACGAGGCCGAGCCGGTCTTCGCCCGCGCCCTCGCCGACCGAGCGGGGCTGGCCGCAGTCGACCTGCGGTCGGAGATCCAGGCCGCCATGCTCAACGCGGCCCTGCGGACGGCGGTCGAGCACTACGCGTGGCGCGGCGACGAGGAACAGTCCGACCCCGCGACGGCGCGGGCCGAGCTGGTGGCGACCGTTCGCTCGGCCCTCGCCGTCGCGGCCGAGGGACTTGCCTGA
- a CDS encoding PTS-dependent dihydroxyacetone kinase phosphotransferase subunit DhaM, protein MVLVSHSAAVAASVAELATGLAGGGTTAPVAPAGGTADGGLGTSAELIAAAAASVDRGAGVAVLTDLGSAVLTVKALLAEGDELPDNTRLVDAPFVEGAVAAVVTASAGADLAAVEAAAAEAYAYRKV, encoded by the coding sequence ATCGTGCTGGTCTCCCACAGTGCCGCCGTCGCCGCCTCCGTCGCCGAGCTGGCGACGGGCCTGGCGGGCGGTGGCACGACCGCTCCCGTCGCCCCGGCGGGCGGCACCGCCGACGGCGGCCTCGGCACGAGCGCCGAGCTGATCGCCGCCGCGGCCGCCTCCGTGGACCGCGGCGCCGGCGTCGCGGTCCTCACCGACCTGGGCAGCGCCGTGCTCACGGTGAAGGCGCTGCTCGCCGAGGGCGACGAACTGCCCGACAACACCCGCCTCGTCGACGCGCCCTTCGTCGAGGGCGCGGTCGCCGCGGTCGTCACGGCGTCGGCGGGCGCGGACCTCGCCGCGGTGGAGGCGGCGGCCGCGGAGGCGTACGCGTACCGAAAGGTCTGA
- the dhaL gene encoding dihydroxyacetone kinase subunit DhaL, with the protein MLDADFFRRWMTVTAATVDREAQRLTELDSPIGDADHGSNLQRGFTAVVAALEKEAPDTPGGVLMLAGRQLISTVGGASGPLYGTLLRRTGKALGDAAEVTEEQFTDALRTGVDAVMALGGAAPGDKTMIDALVPAVDALADSFAAAKAAAEEGAVATTPLQARKGRASYLGERSIGHQDPGATSSSLLIGALVEAAGE; encoded by the coding sequence GTGCTCGACGCCGATTTCTTCCGCCGTTGGATGACGGTGACCGCCGCGACCGTGGACCGCGAGGCGCAGCGACTCACCGAACTGGACTCGCCTATCGGCGACGCCGATCACGGCAGCAATCTGCAGCGCGGATTCACCGCCGTGGTCGCCGCGCTGGAGAAGGAGGCGCCGGACACGCCCGGTGGCGTTCTCATGCTCGCCGGCCGTCAGCTGATCTCGACGGTCGGCGGCGCGTCCGGACCCTTGTACGGCACCCTGCTGCGCCGGACCGGCAAAGCGCTCGGAGACGCCGCCGAGGTCACCGAGGAACAGTTCACGGACGCGCTGCGCACGGGCGTCGACGCGGTGATGGCGCTGGGCGGAGCCGCGCCCGGCGACAAGACCATGATCGACGCGCTGGTGCCCGCCGTCGACGCGCTCGCCGACTCCTTCGCCGCGGCGAAGGCCGCCGCCGAGGAGGGTGCCGTCGCGACGACGCCGTTGCAGGCGCGCAAGGGCCGGGCCAGCTATCTGGGCGAGCGCAGCATCGGGCACCAGGACCCGGGCGCCACGTCCTCGTCGCTGCTGATCGGGGCACTCGTGGAGGCGGCCGGTGAGTGA